The segment tggtcagccattttgtttttacccccaTTCAAACCAATGTAACCGCACTGAGGCTTGAGTGACAACGAATGAAAAACTATCTTCATCTTGTATTCCCTGTTTTGTGTAGTTCTCAATCGTGACAGTTAACTTCTTCCCTGACATAACACAATGTCATGTGATTGTCATGTGATGAGCCATCTTGGGTTTGGCCTTAAGACAGACTGGTCAAGcaaatgaaaatacatttttgaggGGAAACAGAGTACTTCAGTTACTGAAGAAACATCATAAAGCTAAATCTTCTGAGGACAAGTCTTAGGCAGCTGACAGTGAACATAATAACCCATGTTGTTTGTACCGTCTGTTAATCTTATGAATCTTGCTATCTTTTCTGCTCTTCAATCACCAATCTTGGGTCTGTGTAAAGTTGACTGAGAACAACCTGTGCACATGGAAAGAGAAAATGAAAGAGACCTTTAGAATTGCAAAAAGTCGCCACTACAAAGTAATCCCCCAAAAGGTTACTCTTAGCTGAGAGCTGATCTTAAAGCTGAATGAATCACAAGTGGTTTGTACtcgaattttttattttttataattatcataatagtaatactataaaaaataaaattagaaCATATCCACCATGCTAGGCGATCAAGGAGCATATGTTTTAGACACGATAATTTATTgcaaatcatcaaaattatGACTGACCAGTTTTGTCCTAGCTGTGAGAAGcatttatttgggtttttttgcgaGTGAGCTTTGCTGCCCCCTAACCATGAGCCTCCATTGACGTTGTTGGTCACACTGATCAGAAATGACTCAACTCCAAACCCTGAGTCTGCCTGCCTGTTGCTTCAGTTGTGAGTCAACAGATGAAATTAAAATCTAATGGCACTGGTAAAGAATAGCTGCAGTATATCCAATTCCACAATCAAATCTAGCAGAtgaaagaatatttttttgatGATTTGTACTTTTAATTGCGATTTTGTTTCCACAAAAATCTGCCACATATCTTCTGCATACGCTTTAAGATCAGAAGTGGGTCGATGAATATGCTTGGGGCTACTTGCAAGAAAGATGATTGCGTTCTGTTCTATTAATGACATTTGactcttttttttaacttacctGTCTTTTCATAATTTCTAGATTCTTTTCTGCCTTTTGGATGAATGCTTTGATTTCTACTTCATCCGTTAGCGTCTTGTTCTCTCTGAAGGCATCCTTTGTTCTCCGTAAAGCATACTCCCTGTAAAGGGTATATAAAAAGGGTGTAATCAATCACATCCACCAAGTGCTGTTAGATGGAAAATCTTTTAATGTAtcaatcaattttaaaaattgcacTAAACAgagtatacaaacaaattgtgtaaatatATTCACCTAGTTATGATTATGGCcgccgggaggagggttacgttatcgcaactagggagaggagactctttgcttggcaaataaaactacaatttttgtatttagggactgtttacatcgcgcacagagaggcaaaagatttgccacgattttagggacaccttaaAAACAGGATCCCCTACGGTATTTGAGTCT is part of the Asterias rubens chromosome 4, eAstRub1.3, whole genome shotgun sequence genome and harbors:
- the LOC117289437 gene encoding LYR motif-containing protein 4-like — encoded protein: MAATMASATRSTVLTLYRQMLKESHKFTGYNYREYALRRTKDAFRENKTLTDEVEIKAFIQKAEKNLEIMKRQVVLSQLYTDPRLVIEEQKR